The Rufibacter sp. DG15C region GTAATCAAGCTCGTGTCCAGCGGCTCTTTGAAAGAGGTGACCGTGACAGGCAAGCAGGACCGCTACAATGCTATGACGCCCACCAATTCGCAGGTCATCACGGCCATGGATTTAACCAAATCAGCCTGTTGTAACCTGGCGGAGAGCTTTGAAACCAACGCCTCGGTGGAGGTCTCTACCTCAGACGCGGTGTCTGGGGCCAAGCAGATTCAAATGCTAGGCCTGGACGGTTCTTACACGCTTATGACTACGGATAATGTACCAGCCCTGAGGGGCTTGGCCACACCCTACCGCCTGAACTACCTGTCGGGCACGTACATAGACGCCATTGACATCATCAAAGGGACCGGCAGTGTGCTGAATGGCTATGAGTCTATCTCGGGACAGGTAAACGTGCGGCTGCGGGACCCGGAGAAGTCTGACCGGCTGTATATGAACCTATATGGCAACAGCTTCGCCAAATGGGACGCCAACGTGAACACCTCGGCCACGCTCACGCCCAAGTTGAGCACCATTCTCATGCTGCACACCGACCAGCTGAGCAACCGCGTAGATGGCAACGATGACGGTTTCCTGGACCTGCCCTTGGGCAAGCACTACAATGTGTTCAACAAGTGGAAGTACAACACCGGCAAGCAGTGGGTAGCGGAGCTGGGCTTACAAGCCCTGCGCGAAACGCGGACCGGTGGGCAGGTAAACTACCGAAGCGGCATGCCGCAGGTAGAGGGCAGTTTCTATGGCACCGAGTCTGAAACCGACCGCTACAGCGTCTTCTCCAAAACGTCTTACACGTTCAAGAACCGGCCTTATCAGAGCCTGGGCTTGATTCTGTCGGCGGCGCACCATGACTTTGACTCGCATTACGGTGCCAGAACTTATAACGGACGGCAAAACAGCGGCTTGGCTAATTTGATTTTCCAGTCGGCGTTTGGCAACACGGCCCATACCTACAAAACCGGATTGAGCTACCAGTTGGAGGATTACCAAGAACAATTGGCTGGCCAGAACTATACTAGAAAAGAGCAGGTGCCTGGCGCCTTCTTCGAGTACATCTACCAGAACAGCACCAACCTTACCCTGGTAGGCGGCGTGCGTGCCGACCATCACAACCTGTACGGCTGGGTGTACACGCCCCGGTTCAACGTGAAGTATGACTTCACGCCCAACACCATTCTGCGTCTGGCGGCCGGAAAAGGCTTTAGAGTGGCCAACCCCATTGCCGAGAACGTGGCCTCGCTCATCAGTAACCGCGAATTTGTACTTGAAAACAACCTGGCGCCTGAGAAAGCTTGGAACCTGGGCGGAAGCTTTACCCAGTACTTTGAGGTGGGTGAACGCAAAGGCGCCTTCATTACGGACTACTACTACACCAGCTTCCAGAACCAAGTGGTACCCGACATGTACAGCAGTCCAAACCAGGTGGTCTTCACTAATTTGGATGGCAAGTCTTTCTCCAAAAGCTTCCAGGCTGAGGTTCAGTATGAACTCACCGAAATGCTGGACGTGAAAGCCGCTTACAAGTATTTTGACGTGCGCACCACCTATCAGGACCAACTATTGCAACGTCCGTTCATTCCCAACCACCGCGCCTTCTTGAATCTGGGCTTCGCCACGCCGTTTGACAAATGGCGCGCCGATGTGACCGCTCAGTGGTTTGGTCCGCGCCCGGTGCCGGTGATGGAAGGCGGGCATTTAAATGGCGGCCACTCCCTGGATGGCATCATCAGGACGCGAACTGTTAGCCCCTACGCGATGTTTAATGGGCAGGTCACGCGGGCATTCAAGAAATGGGAAGTGTACGTGGGCGGCGAGAACCTCTTGAATTATAAACATAAGAACCCGATTATTGCCGCAGACAAACCCTTTGGGAATGACTTTGACGCCAGCATGGTTTGGGCGCCTATTACCGGAAGACTAATTTACGCCGGCATGCGCTTTACTATAAAATAATTGTCAATTGCTGATTGTTTTAAAATTGGACCAAACAATCAGCAACTGACAATTAACAATAAATTCGTTTTTGGCCTGATTTTGGTAAAACAAGCTAAAAACGAACTTGAATCGAAAACTCTAAACTCATACTTTTTAAACTTAACTACTTAAAATGAAAACGTTAAAAATCTGGATGCTCGCTTTGGTCATGACTGGTTTCGCCTCTTTAGGATTTGCGGCCGGCGGTAAGAAAGGCGACGAAGTGAAATTCAAAACCTCGGCGGTGTGCGGCATGTGCAAAGCCACCATTGAGAAAGGCCTGGCCTATGAGAAGGGCGTAGAGAAAGCCGTTTTGGATGAGAACACCAAGATTGTCACCGTGACCTATGACGCCAAGAAAACGTCTCCGGAAAAACTAAAGAAAGCAGTGAATGAGCTTGGTTATGACGCTGATGATAGCCCGGCCACGCCGCGCGCCTATGACCGCCTGGATGCGTGCTGCAAGAAAGATGCGGCTCACTAAGAGTCCTTTCTTATAATTATAGAAAAGCCTGTTCCTGTAAGAACAGGCTTTTTTTGTGCCCTTGTTTTTGGCCTGTTTTCTGGAAAGCAGGCCAAAAACAAGGGCCGCTTGCCAACATTGCCTGCATTGCGCGCATTCAACAAAAATTCATCTTACCTTTAATTGGCCAATTACCTAGGCCCAATGCATCCTTCACCCAAACCGTCCTGCATGAACTGCACCGTTAAACCACTTTTTATTGCTTTCCTGTTTCTGGGAGCCTTCCAAAGCGTAGCCCAGCAATTACCCATGCCTCGCAACATTACCGCCGCTTATCAAAAAGGCACGCGCAGCCTAAGCGGCACCCCTGGCACTGCCTACTGGCAGAACTCAGCTGACTATACCATCAACGTCAGCTTTGACCCGGCGTCAAGAAAAGTGGCCGGCACCGTGGACATTGACTACACCAACAACAGCCCCGACACGCTCAAGCAGATTGTCTTCAAGCTCTATCCCAACTTATACCAGAAAGGTGCGCCCAGAGCCGGCGGCATCTCGCCTACAGACGTGAGCGAAGGCGTGAAGATTGAGAAACTCAGCTACAACCAAGAGGCCCAGGATGTGCAGAAACTCCGTATGGAAAACACCAACATGACGGTGCGCATCAAGCCCTTGGCGCCCAAGCAGAAAGGGCGTGTCAGTATTACCTATAACTATGAATTGAATGCCGGGTCGCATAACCGCACCGGTCAGGTAGATGAGCAAGGCGCGGCCTTTCTGGCTTATTTCTTTCCGCGCATTGCCGTGTATGACGATGTGGACGGCTGGAACCGAATCCCCTACCTGGGACCGCAGGAGTTTTACAATGACTTCAGCAACTTTAAGGTGAACATTACTGTGCCCCAACATTTTGTAGTCTGGGCCACCGGCGATTTAAAGAACTCTGATGACGTGCTCACCAGAAAATACGCCAAGCGTTTGCAGAGTGCTGAGAAGAAGGACGCCATCATTGCCATCATTGACAGCACCGACTTATTGCGCCGCGAAATCACCGCCAAGAACGCCCAGAACACCTGGAAGTTTGAGGCCAGCAACGTGATTGACTTCGCGTTCGCCACCTCAGACCATTACCTCTGGAACTCCACCAGCTTGGTGGTAGACCCCAAGACCAAGCGCCGCACCCGGGTAGACGTCGCGTTCAACCCCATTCACCATGACTTTAAAGAGGTGATTGACTTCTCCAGGAAGACCGTAGAAGCCATGAGCTACACGTTCCCCAAATGGCCTTTCCCCTACCCGCACATCACCGTGTTTGACGGTCTGGATCAGATGGAATACCCCATGATGGTGAATGACAACCCCGTAGAGACCC contains the following coding sequences:
- a CDS encoding heavy-metal-associated domain-containing protein, producing MKTLKIWMLALVMTGFASLGFAAGGKKGDEVKFKTSAVCGMCKATIEKGLAYEKGVEKAVLDENTKIVTVTYDAKKTSPEKLKKAVNELGYDADDSPATPRAYDRLDACCKKDAAH
- a CDS encoding TonB-dependent receptor — protein: MHSYNYRVFWTMVFLGVCLPFLSVAQSLSGRVIDATTSSPLIGATVTWLGTTQATSTDATGFFQLKAAPAGESSLLVSYIGYTSDTIQVQGRSNLVIKLVSSGSLKEVTVTGKQDRYNAMTPTNSQVITAMDLTKSACCNLAESFETNASVEVSTSDAVSGAKQIQMLGLDGSYTLMTTDNVPALRGLATPYRLNYLSGTYIDAIDIIKGTGSVLNGYESISGQVNVRLRDPEKSDRLYMNLYGNSFAKWDANVNTSATLTPKLSTILMLHTDQLSNRVDGNDDGFLDLPLGKHYNVFNKWKYNTGKQWVAELGLQALRETRTGGQVNYRSGMPQVEGSFYGTESETDRYSVFSKTSYTFKNRPYQSLGLILSAAHHDFDSHYGARTYNGRQNSGLANLIFQSAFGNTAHTYKTGLSYQLEDYQEQLAGQNYTRKEQVPGAFFEYIYQNSTNLTLVGGVRADHHNLYGWVYTPRFNVKYDFTPNTILRLAAGKGFRVANPIAENVASLISNREFVLENNLAPEKAWNLGGSFTQYFEVGERKGAFITDYYYTSFQNQVVPDMYSSPNQVVFTNLDGKSFSKSFQAEVQYELTEMLDVKAAYKYFDVRTTYQDQLLQRPFIPNHRAFLNLGFATPFDKWRADVTAQWFGPRPVPVMEGGHLNGGHSLDGIIRTRTVSPYAMFNGQVTRAFKKWEVYVGGENLLNYKHKNPIIAADKPFGNDFDASMVWAPITGRLIYAGMRFTIK
- a CDS encoding M1 family metallopeptidase, which translates into the protein MNCTVKPLFIAFLFLGAFQSVAQQLPMPRNITAAYQKGTRSLSGTPGTAYWQNSADYTINVSFDPASRKVAGTVDIDYTNNSPDTLKQIVFKLYPNLYQKGAPRAGGISPTDVSEGVKIEKLSYNQEAQDVQKLRMENTNMTVRIKPLAPKQKGRVSITYNYELNAGSHNRTGQVDEQGAAFLAYFFPRIAVYDDVDGWNRIPYLGPQEFYNDFSNFKVNITVPQHFVVWATGDLKNSDDVLTRKYAKRLQSAEKKDAIIAIIDSTDLLRREITAKNAQNTWKFEASNVIDFAFATSDHYLWNSTSLVVDPKTKRRTRVDVAFNPIHHDFKEVIDFSRKTVEAMSYTFPKWPFPYPHITVFDGLDQMEYPMMVNDNPVETRDDAITLTDHEIFHTMFPFYMGTNETKYGWMDEGWATIGEWVISTIIEPKLIDDYGVAPYSMMAGTEADMPIATLSTQQSGTPFFLNSYPKPALGYLYVKELLGDELFTKALHTYIRNWNGKHPLPWDFFNSMNAGAGQNLNWFWQRWFFDHGVPDLAIANVQQQAGNYLVTVEAKGTKPVPVELNITYADNSIEKVKRSISVWEKGNTTVQVDFKPTKAVKKLELKGTYIPDVNPKDNVYEVK